The genomic DNA GCGACGTGGAACCAGGACGGAACGCTCGATGAAATCCTGGCGACCGTTCAGATCCTTCAGCGGCGGTCGCCTGGCGAGTATGAGACGTTCGATGAGATCGATCTGACCGGACAGCTTAAGAAAGGAGAGAACGAGTTCGACATCGAACCAACCTCGTTCAATATCGATCCTGCCCGGA from Bremerella sp. JC817 includes the following:
- a CDS encoding DegT/DnrJ/EryC1/StrS family aminotransferase — its product is ATWNQDGTLDEILATVQILQRRSPGEYETFDEIDLTGQLKKGENEFDIEPTSFNIDPARIQEQITPNTKAIIPVHLFGQCANMTEIKANRMQDLEDIYWALMNCTEFAWNH